The segment CTTAATTGAACAAGCGGTCCAACGACCGGAAATATCAGCAGCTCAGGCGGCTGCCGAGCGACTGGGAGCGCTCCCGCGAGCCTGCGCATTCCAGGCCCGAAACACAGGTTTCGGGATCGCCGGAATCACCGTCCGGACGGCTCAGCTCGGGCCGAGGCTCCAGACGCGGAGCGCGCGGTCGTCGCCCGTGCCGGCGAGCACGGGGCGGCCGTCCTGCTTCGCCGGCGCCAGCGTGCGGATCGCCCCGCCGCGCCCGGGGCCGAGCACGCCGATGATGTCGCCGTCGCGGAGGTTCCAGACGCGGACGATGACGTCGCCGTTCCAGGGAGCGTGGGCGACGGCGGCGAAGGGCACGTCTCCTGTCTGCCCCGCGACGAGGGCCGCGGCGCCCCGGTCGTCCGGGCTCTGATCGCTGAACGTCCACTTCTTCCTGCGCTTGCCCGTCGCCAGGTCGTACACGCGCAGGGTCGCGTCCAGGTGAGTCGACACGAGCACGGCCTTGCCGTCGATCTCGCCGCAGGCCAGCCGCTCGATCCCGCCGATCTCCCCGGTGCGGAACGAGTGCGTCATCTTCCCGTCCGACAGCCGCCACACCCGGACGCGTTCGCCGCCGTCGCCCGTGACGAGCACGTCGTCCTTGCCCATCCGCCCGAAGGCCAGCCCTCTGACGCCCTGGAAATGGTCGTTGATCGTCGAGCCGATCTGCTTTCCGGTGGAGATGTCCCAGAGCCGTACGACGCTGTGGAGGTCCTTCATGCCGTCGTACTTCTGCGACACGGCCACCGCCGCGCCCGCCGTGACGGTGACGGCGATGACGGGGTCGCTCACCTTGCGCGAGGCGAGGCTCTCGCCCGCCAGGCTCCACAGCCGCATCCGGCCGTCGAGATGCCCGGAGGCCGCCACCGGCGTACTGCCGACGCTGCCGGTGGCCACCCACGTCGTCGAGCCCCCGCCGTCCCCGAGCCTGGTGGGCGCCTGGCCGAGGTCCCAGGCGGACACCGCCCCCTTGGCCGTCCCGCACACGACGGTGCCCCCGGCGGCGGCCAGCACCGTGGGGGCGCCGTCCGCCGCCGGGAGGGGTACGGACTCCGCGAGCTGCGTGCCGAAAGGCTGCGCGGACGCGGCAGGAGTGGGCGACGCGGCGGTGGGGGTCGGGCTTCCGCCGGTCGGCTGGGTCGTACTCCGGCCGATCGGGGGAGGGAGGTCGTCCCGCGGCCGGAGAAGGGTGAAGGCGGACACCCCGAGAGCGGCCGCGGCGGCCGCGGCTCCGCCGATCACCGCCCGCCGGCTGACCGGCCGTCCCTGCCCGGGGGCCGTGTCCGCATCGGCCACCGACCCGTTCCCGGCAGGGAATCCCGTACGGACGGACAGCGGCGGCCGTCCCTCCGGAGTGGGCGCGGAACCTGAAAAGGGCCTCGCACCATGCGGAGGCGGAGGCCCGGCGTGCGCCCTCCCAACGGGCGGTTGCACCGTTCCCACGGGCGGCGAACCCGACGGCCCCGCCCCGGTCGCTCCTGCGGATGGCGGGCCGGACGAAGACGCTCCTCCTGCGGATGGCGGGCCGGGCACCGGCGCCGCACCCGGCGGAGCGGACGGTGCCGGTCGGGACGAGTCGTCGGGCGGGGCGCCCGTGACGGGGTGGGCCGCGACAGGGTGGGCCGCGCCGGGGCCCGGGAGGACGCCGGCGCCCGGCCCCGCCTGCCGGATGAGCCGCTGCAGCAGCTCAGCCGGGCCCGGCCGACCGGCGGCATCCTTGGACAGGCAGATCTCGATGGTTCCCAGCAGGTGCGGCGGCACCCCCGTAAGGTCCGGGAGGCCGCTCAGCACGCTGTTCACCACGGCCGCCACCGTGTCCCCCGCGAAGGGCGTGCGCCCCGTGGCGGCGAACACCATCGTCCCCGCCCAGCTGAACACGTCCGAGGCGGGCCCCACCCGCTCGCCCCTGAACTGCTCGGGCGACATGTACGCCGGCGTCCCCACAGGCGCGGACGTGCCGGTCGTGGCGTCGAGCGCCTTGGCGATCCCGAAGTCGATGACGATCGGCCCGTCCGGACCCATCAGCACGTTCCCCGGCTTGAAGTCCCGGTGCACGATCCCGGCCTGGTGGATGGCCACCAGCGCGGTCAGCGTGGAGATCGCCAACCGGTCCAGCGCCCCGCCCACCCGTCGCCCGAACGTCCGGACCACGGCCTGCAGCGTGTCGCCCGGCACGTACTCGCTGACGATGTACGGCCGGTCGTCCACCGTCCCGACGTCCAGGATCGCGGCCGTGCAGAACGCGGCCACCCGCCGCGCCGCCTCCACCTCCCGCAGGAAGCCCTTGGTGGCGTCGTCGTCATGGCTGAGGTGCCCGTGCAGCACCTTGATCGCCACCTCGCGGTCACCGACGCCTCGGTAGACGACCCCTTGGCCGCCGGAGCCGAGCACGCCGACGAGCCGGTACGAGCCGATCCGCTCGGGATCGCCCGGCCGGAGCGGGCGCAGGTCCGGCATCCCGCTCCTTCCACGGATCACATCGGGCGATCACACAATAAGACCCGTACGTCCGGTTTTACGACAGCTTCTCGAAGAAGAATTCATGCTTCAAGAACGACGTGTCGTATTCGTGCCCGGGATACGGCGGGATGAGCTGAGACGCCTGGAACAGCCGCCACCCGTCCCGCAACGCCTCCACCCCCGTCTCGTACGGTGGCTCGTCCCCGTCGCCCGTCGTCGGGTCGGTCCGCCCGGTGCCGTCGTAGCGCGACCAGCCCACCACGGGAGCGTCGAGCGCGGAGGTGGCCAGATAGAGAACGAGCACCTGCTGCTTCATGCGACCCTCCCGGGACGGTTGTTCACACGCGTGTTCCAGTACTCGACATCGAACGAGGGATCGCCCGTCATGGCCCGCCACAACCGCACCCGGTTGTGCGCCTCCAGCCGCCCGGTCGCGTGCTCGTACCACGGGAAACGCCGATCCAGCTCGGCCGACACGGCAGGGTCCTCCAGGTCGGAGACGTCCCAGAGCCGCACCTGCGGCACGGTCGGGTTGAAGCGGATTTTGAACATGTAGCGCCGCACGTCGCTGTCGTTGCGCCGCCCGCCGTGCCAGATGCCGTGGTGGAGCAGCATCACGGTCCCGGCCGGGCAGGTCAGCCGGGTCTGGCCGCGCAGGTTCTGGTAGCGGCCGGTGTCGCTCTCGTTGGTCCGGCGCAGGTGGCTGCCCGGCACCACCAGCGTGCCGCCCATGTCCGCGCTCACCTCGCGCGGGTAGTACATGAGCTGCACGTCGAAGGCGTCCATGCGGGTGTCGATGATGGCGTCGGCGTGCAGCGGCTGCGCGTGGCCCTCGCGCGGCTCGCGTACGTGCACGGCGTGGTGGTCGACGGTCGGGTCGGGGCCGACGAGCGAGTGCAGGGCGCCCGCGACGGCGGGCAGCTCGATCAGTCTCCGGGCGAACGACCCGTCGGGGAAGGCCTTGGCGACCGGGGTTCCGTAGGGCGAGCGGGGGATGCCCGCCTCGAGCACGTCGATCGCCTGGTCGTTGAGCTCGTCCGGGACGACCCCGTCGAGCCGCAGGTAACCGGCGGCCACGAATCCGGCGACCTGTACGGACGTCAGCAAAGTGGTTCGCATGCCTCGAAGTTAGAACCGGACATCAGCCCTGTCGTAGGTTGTAATCATCAACTACTGGTTCATTTTCCCTCGCTGGTGTAGACAGGGCGTTGTGCGGCAGGTGGAGATCGCGCTCTCCGAGCCACCCGCGGTGGCCGGGGCGGGGGTGGGCGTGCACGGTGTGGTCCGCACCCGCGACGTGTTC is part of the Nonomuraea helvata genome and harbors:
- a CDS encoding protein kinase domain-containing protein, with the translated sequence MPDLRPLRPGDPERIGSYRLVGVLGSGGQGVVYRGVGDREVAIKVLHGHLSHDDDATKGFLREVEAARRVAAFCTAAILDVGTVDDRPYIVSEYVPGDTLQAVVRTFGRRVGGALDRLAISTLTALVAIHQAGIVHRDFKPGNVLMGPDGPIVIDFGIAKALDATTGTSAPVGTPAYMSPEQFRGERVGPASDVFSWAGTMVFAATGRTPFAGDTVAAVVNSVLSGLPDLTGVPPHLLGTIEICLSKDAAGRPGPAELLQRLIRQAGPGAGVLPGPGAAHPVAAHPVTGAPPDDSSRPAPSAPPGAAPVPGPPSAGGASSSGPPSAGATGAGPSGSPPVGTVQPPVGRAHAGPPPPHGARPFSGSAPTPEGRPPLSVRTGFPAGNGSVADADTAPGQGRPVSRRAVIGGAAAAAAALGVSAFTLLRPRDDLPPPIGRSTTQPTGGSPTPTAASPTPAASAQPFGTQLAESVPLPAADGAPTVLAAAGGTVVCGTAKGAVSAWDLGQAPTRLGDGGGSTTWVATGSVGSTPVAASGHLDGRMRLWSLAGESLASRKVSDPVIAVTVTAGAAVAVSQKYDGMKDLHSVVRLWDISTGKQIGSTINDHFQGVRGLAFGRMGKDDVLVTGDGGERVRVWRLSDGKMTHSFRTGEIGGIERLACGEIDGKAVLVSTHLDATLRVYDLATGKRRKKWTFSDQSPDDRGAAALVAGQTGDVPFAAVAHAPWNGDVIVRVWNLRDGDIIGVLGPGRGGAIRTLAPAKQDGRPVLAGTGDDRALRVWSLGPS
- a CDS encoding phytanoyl-CoA dioxygenase family protein; translated protein: MRTTLLTSVQVAGFVAAGYLRLDGVVPDELNDQAIDVLEAGIPRSPYGTPVAKAFPDGSFARRLIELPAVAGALHSLVGPDPTVDHHAVHVREPREGHAQPLHADAIIDTRMDAFDVQLMYYPREVSADMGGTLVVPGSHLRRTNESDTGRYQNLRGQTRLTCPAGTVMLLHHGIWHGGRRNDSDVRRYMFKIRFNPTVPQVRLWDVSDLEDPAVSAELDRRFPWYEHATGRLEAHNRVRLWRAMTGDPSFDVEYWNTRVNNRPGRVA